From Topomyia yanbarensis strain Yona2022 chromosome 1, ASM3024719v1, whole genome shotgun sequence, one genomic window encodes:
- the LOC131676080 gene encoding DEAD-box helicase Dbp80-like — MGETDHIIIGTPVNLMGGSINFRVFDCRFCTGRRGRHDRYSGPPGSVHPDTQAAVVVLPNYVLGHVRAGGDGVRRVTNPIVFRLVREQESLNNIKQYYVKCRNQDKKYQAISNIYGVITVGQSIILCHVMYRTVVSSK, encoded by the coding sequence ATGGGCGAAACTGATCATATCATCATCGGAACACCCGTCAATCTGATGGGCGGGAGCATTAACTTCCGGGTGTTCGATTGCCGTTTTTGTACTGGACGACGCGGTCGTCATGATCGCTACTCAGGGCCACCAGGATCGGTGCATCCGGATACACAAGCAGCTGTCGTCGTCCTGCCAAATTATGTTCTCGGCCACGTACGAGCGGGAGGTGATGGAGTTCGCCGAGTAACCAATCCGATCGTGTTTCGTCTGGTGCGGGAGCAAGAATCACTCAATAACATCAAACAGTACTACGTCAAGTGCCGCAACCAGGACAAGAAATATCAAGCAATTTCGAACATCTACGGTGTGATTACCGTCGGACAATCGATCATTTtatgtcatgtgatgtacaggACAGTTGTAAGCTCCAAGTAA